One Exiguobacterium sp. BMC-KP genomic window, GATTTGAAGTATTCCTTCGATGTTTCGATGCCTAAAAGTTCACTCACTTCCTTGTGGACATCAAGCCATTTAGAATCCGCTTCGTAGTTTGCCTTGAACCCTTTATATAGAAAGCTGTCTCGTTCTAACTTTGCGTATCGCGTCATGTTTTATCTCCTCCCGAGCGCCCTTAGCGGACGCTCTTTTCGTAGTCTTGGTGGTGCAGGGCGTTCTCGCGTTCTTCTTCTAAGCAGACGTCACAGACGAGCTGTCCGAAGACGTCGCGGTCCCCGCCGAACGGAATCATCTGCTGGCAACGGGAACACTCTTCTAGCGTTTCGTATTCGTCCATCATCTTCATGCCGATTCCTCCTTGTTCGCCTCAGCCGCTTCTTTCTTCGCGTTATCGATCCAACTTTCGAGACCGCCTTTCATCTTGACCGCCAAGTCGCGTTCGAGTACTTTTTGTCCGTCCCAGTTGACGGTTTCAAGGACCTTCTCACGGGAGACACTTCGTAACCCTGCGAAGAGGTCGACGAGCTTGTTCAGCGTTTCATGTTCCGCCTTCGTCGCCATGATCGGCTTCGGTGGCGTCGGGTTCTTCGAGGCGTTGTCGTTCGCCCCGTTTGCGTCGTCATCCGTCTCACTAGCGATGCCGAAGATGGAAGAGAGCGTATAGCGTCGAGCGTAGGTGATGGCTGACCCGACGGCTTGCGGGGTCGCCTTCTGTCCGATCGGGAGCAAGAGCGGTTCGAACTCGATCCATTCACCCGATTCGTGCATGAGGAGCGTCTGGACGCCTGCCTTGTCGTTCTCAGTCACTGTGGTCTGGATGTAGCTTAGACCGTGCTTAGGAGCCGTCTCTGCGATGCTGTCGACCACGTTGTCGAGTGGGACGTAGGTCGATTTGAAGTGCGGGTTCTTCGCCGACTTCTTCGGCTGGGTCACGTCCTTCTGAAAGGCAGCGAGTGCCTTCGCGATGCTTGCGATGGAGTCTGATCGTTTCATGTCCGTTCCTCCTCTAGCAGATGCGGATGTTCATAGACATTGCCGACTATTTTGAATTGGAGCGATTCCGAAAAGGCTTCGGTCGGGTAGTCGAGATAAAATTCATAGAAGTCTTTCAGATTGAACCGGTAGTCGTCCCAGATGACCAAGAAGTTTTTATCAGCAAATTCGAGAATGTCACCTTCATAAATCTCGACGCCGTTCTTGTCTTTTTGTCCGGTGTATTGCATGTATTGCAGATGTTCTAATTTCGGGAACCAATCTTCTCCAAGGTCATAACCCACGAATGAACCACCACTGCAAAGTTCGAATTGGACATCTTCTTCTTCTCCGATGAAGTACATTCGGTCTTTCACGTTGTCCCAAGCTCGAAACTTAATCTCTCTCATGTCCGTTCCTCCTTATTTGATTTGTAGGTTCGCCTTCGTCACCAGCTGGGCGCCGGCGATGACTTCCCCTGCCTTGAGCGCTTTGCTGATCGCTGTCTTGTCGGGATCCGTCGTCGTCTTCGTGCGTAGGAATCCGACGGGCAATGCTTCAGCGTCCGTGATCTCGACGCTCGTGCTCTTGCGGTAGGACACCGTGTACAGCGTCGTCTCGAGCTTCTTCAGGTCCGCGACGTTCAGGCACTCGTCGACGTATTCTTCGAGCCGCTTCGCCTTCACCTCGCGCAACTTGCGGCGTTCAGCGAGCCGTTGTTCCTCTGCCTTGAGCGCGGCGGCTTCGTTGAGGAGATGCTGGCGGAAGTGGAGCACGCTCTCGACCTTGCCTTCGAGGGCTTCGTCGAGTGCTTCGAGGGTGTCCGCGATGACGTCTGAACCCTGCATGTCTTCGAGGTCGAAGGAGGCGATGGCGTTCAGCAGTTGTTGCTTCTGTGCGGAGAGTGCGTATAGGGTTGTCATGTCCATTCCTCCTGTGGCACGTCTTCGATTGGGATGCATTTTTCGAGTTCGTCATAGTCCGATGAACCAACTGCCGCTTGGTTAAATTTCACGTTAACGACTGATGCAAAAGGCGTTTCAATCGCTTTCATGAATTCAGTGTCGAACCCAACTTTGTGCCATGTGTCGTTAACATCTTTAAATGCTCCGACCCACTCATCCGGTCGTGCCAACATCTCAGCGCGGACGTCGAACGGCTTTTTGATGTACCAATGTTCTTCGATGACATCGTTAAACATGATTGACGATGGCGAACCGTTATCTTCTCCACCTAAGAAGTAATGCAGTGTAAAACCTTTCATACAGTAAGTGCGACCTGTCGAGCTGAATACATGTTCTCCATCCAACCATTTCGCAATAGCTTCTTGCCAACTGATTTCCTTGAATCGTTTCATGTCCATATTCGTTTCCTCCTTAGCGTCCGAGATCCCGTAAGATTTCCATCGCTTGATTTGTATAGTCTTGCAGTTCGGCACGTTGCTCATCGTTTAAACCGAATCGGTCGTGTGCGTCGGTGATGAGTTCAATCAGTTCAATCAATTTCGGTTGCGCCTCTGCGACTTCCGATGCTCGTTCTGCGAGAGTTTGGAGTGTCATAACGCCACCACCTTCGCGTCGATCGAGTCCTCTGCGGTGAGGAACAGGTTGTTCTGTTCGTCGAGGGCGTTCTCGATCGTGTACAGCTCGTTATGCACCTGTTTGAGGAAAGCGTGCACCGGGTGGTTCGCGTCGAGTTGGTATGCCGCATTAGCGAGATGTTGATAAGACGCCGTGAGCGCTGCGTGGATCGCGTCGATCTTGACCGGACCCTTTGCGACGAGGTTGAGTATCTCGGGTGTCGTCTGCACGATTGCCGGAAGTGCGCGTCCAATTTTGTGTGTCGTGACCATATCGTTTCCTCCTTGTGAGGGTGCATGCTACAATGAAAATGTCGAGTAATCAGAGAGCATGACGCCTTGTGTGTAGTGCTTTTTTATTTGCCGTAAATCCGTTCCAGTTCGTCCACGTTGAGCAGCAGGACGAGGACTGAGATGAGTAAGCCGAGTTTCAGAACCATGCGTGCTTGCGCTCCACGTAGAGGGTAGCGAGCGTGACCGGTACGATGATCAGGTTGACCATGCCGAGGTAGTAGAAGAAAGCGATCATCAGCTTGCCTCTCCGAGCAGTTTCGTCATGAAGTAAATCTGTCCCTTACCCGTGACCTTCGTCGTGCGTGTGATCCGCACCGTGCCGTCCGGGTTATTGTTCGTGCGTTCCAGTACCTCGAACCAACCGCGCTCGACCGAGTATTGCGTCGGCTCGTTGTAGTGCGCGCCCTTCTTGCCGAGATAAC contains:
- a CDS encoding ERF family protein, with the protein product MKRSDSIASIAKALAAFQKDVTQPKKSAKNPHFKSTYVPLDNVVDSIAETAPKHGLSYIQTTVTENDKAGVQTLLMHESGEWIEFEPLLLPIGQKATPQAVGSAITYARRYTLSSIFGIASETDDDANGANDNASKNPTPPKPIMATKAEHETLNKLVDLFAGLRSVSREKVLETVNWDGQKVLERDLAVKMKGGLESWIDNAKKEAAEANKEESA
- a CDS encoding YopX family protein, translating into MREIKFRAWDNVKDRMYFIGEEEDVQFELCSGGSFVGYDLGEDWFPKLEHLQYMQYTGQKDKNGVEIYEGDILEFADKNFLVIWDDYRFNLKDFYEFYLDYPTEAFSESLQFKIVGNVYEHPHLLEEERT
- a CDS encoding siphovirus Gp157 family protein — protein: MTTLYALSAQKQQLLNAIASFDLEDMQGSDVIADTLEALDEALEGKVESVLHFRQHLLNEAAALKAEEQRLAERRKLREVKAKRLEEYVDECLNVADLKKLETTLYTVSYRKSTSVEITDAEALPVGFLRTKTTTDPDKTAISKALKAGEVIAGAQLVTKANLQIK